Part of the Flavobacterium sp. MDT1-60 genome, GATAGAAAAAGTTTTTAATTTACTTGAAAATGTATACATATCTATTACGATCAGTTTGTTCAACAATTATAATTGGCTTTTTAGTTTTAGAACATAGTCAGCAACTAACCAACGTTCGTGGGCACTTAATTGATTTGCATGTGAACCCATTGCATTTAAACCATAAGTTTCAACGTGAAAGATACTTCCTTCAGTAATTACTCTGTCTTTATAGCTAGGTACTCCAAGAAATTTTTCTCTTTCAACCAATTTACCTTTACCGTTTCCAGTTGCTCCATGACAACTGATACAGTAAATTTCGAAAAGTTCTTTTCCTTTTCCAGAATTTCTATCTTCCTCACTTAAAGGTGATTTCAAATTAGCTTTTGCTAATTCATAACCAGCAGTTGAATTTTCATATTCATAAGGTTCAAAACCTCTATTAATCGTTCCTTCTACAGGAAGCTGTCCCTCTTTTCCACCTTTAAATATCTTTGCTTCTGAGTAAGTTTCATAACCTACAGACTCATACATATTTGGGAAATACTGATAGTTTGGTGCCGAATTATTGTGGCAAGATGAAACTAAAATAGTTATACCAACTAAAAGTGTTATTTTATATATCCTTTTCATAGCTACAATTAATTCTTTTCAATTACTTTAACTTCAACAGCTCCTGTACCTTCGAAAAAAGAAACTAGTTCTGCTTCGTTATCGTTTACAGCAACTTCCATTAAGAAATGGTCATCTGTTGTTCTTACATCAGGATTTTCAGCCTGCTTAAATGGCCATAATCTACTTCTCATGTAAAAAGTGATTACCATTAAGTGGGCAGCGAAAAACACAGTCATTTCAAACATAATTGGCACAAAAGCTGGCATATTCTGAATGAAACTGAAACTTGGTTTTCCACCAATATCCTGTGGCCAGTCATGAATCATAATATAACTCATCATTGTTGTTGCAACAGAAATACCAACACATCCATATAAAAAAGCACAAATTGCTAATCTTGTTGGTGCTAAACCCATAGCTTTATCCAATCCGTGAACTGGGAATGGAGTAAAAACCTCTTCAATATGATGATGAGCAGCTCTGGTTTTCTTTACTGCATCCATCAAAATATCATCGTCATTATAAATGGCGTATATTACTTTATTACTCATGATGTGAATCTTTATTTGCTCTTTCTCTAATGTAATTATCTCCTGTTCCTTTCAAAATTGTTTTAACCTCTGCCTGAGCAATTACAGGGAATGTTCTAGAGTATAATAAAAACAATACAAAGAAGAAACCAATTGTTCCAATGAAAATTCCAATATCAACAAATGTTGGTGAGAACATTGTCCAAGAAGATGGAAGGTAATCTCTATGTAAAGAAGTAACAATAATTACGAATCTTTCAAACCACATTCCGATGTTAACCACAATCGAAATAATAAAAGAGAACATGATACTAGTTCTTAATTTTTTGAACCACATAAATTGTGGAGAAAAAACGTTACAAGTCATCATTGACCAATATGCCCACCAGTAAGGTCCGGTAGCTCTGTTTAAGAACGCATATTGCTCATACTCTACTCCTGAATACCAAGCCACAAATAACTCAGTAATATAAGCTACCCCAACAATAGAACCAGTAATCATAATAATGATATTCATTAGTTCGATATGTTGTAAAGTAATATATGCTTCAAGATTAGAAACTTTTCTCATAACGATCAACAATGTGTTTACCATTGCAAATCCAGAGAAAACCGCTCCAGCAACAAAGTATGGAGGGAAAATTGTTGTATGCCATCCTGGAATTACAGAAGTAGCAAAGTCCATCGATACAATCGTGTGTACAGAAAGTACAAGAGGAGTAGCCAAACCAGCTAATACCAAAGATACTTCTTCAAAACGTTGCCAATCTTTTGCTCTTCCACTCCATCCAAAACTTAGGATAGAATATACTCTTTTTGTAAAAGGAGTTACCGCTCTATCACGTAGCATTGCAAAATCAGGTAATAAACCAGTCCACCAGAAAACTAATGATACCGAAAGATAAGTTGAAATTGCAAATACGTCCCAAAGCAATGGTGAGTTAAAGTTTACCCATAAAGATCCAAATTGATTTGGAATAGGTAAAACCCAGTATGCTAACCATGGACGTCCCATGTGAATAATTGGAAATAAACCTGCCTGAACTACTGAGAAGATGGTCATAGCCTCTGCAGAACGGTTAATAGCCATTCTCCAACGTTGACGGAAAAGTAATAATACCGCAGAAATTAATGTTCCAGCGTGACCAATACCAACCCACCAAACGAAGTTCGTGATATCCCAGGCCCAACCAACTGTTTTATTTAATCCCCATGTTCCGATACCGGTAGATACGGTGTAAATTATACAACCTAATCCCCAAAGGAAGGCTATTAATGCGATTGAAAATACAATCCACCATTGTTTGTTTGCAGGCCCCTCAACAGGTGCAGCTACATCTACTGTTACGTCGTGATAAGATTTATCACCTATAACTAAAGGTTTTCTAATGGGTGCTTCGTAGTGAGACGACATAATCCTTTATATTGTTTCTAATTAATAATTTTACTAAGTATTTCTAACTTTAACATGGTAAACCACGTTTGGTTTTGTTCCTACATGCTCTAACAAGTGATATGATCTTTCATCAGCTGCTAATTTAGCAACTTTACTATCAGCATCATTAACATCACCAAATATCATTGCTCCAGAAGAACAAGCATTAGAACAAGCTGTTTGGAATTCACCATCAGCAACTGGGCGACCTTCATTTTTAGCTTTTAACTTAGTTGCTTGTGTCATTTGAATACACATAGAACATTTTTCCATAACTCCACGAGAACGAACATTTACGTCTGGGTTTAACACCATACGTCCTAAATCATCATTCATATGGTAATCGAATTCTGTGTTTTTGTTGTACAAAAACCAGTTAAAACGACGTACTTTATATGGACAGTTATTTGCACAATAACGAGTTCCAACACATCTGTTATATGCCATATGGTTTTGACCTTCACGACCGTGAGATGTAGCAGCTACAGGACAAACTGTCTCACATGGTGCGTGATTACAATGCTGACACATAACTGGCTGGAATGAAACTTGTGGATTATCCCCAGCTTTTTCCATTTCATTAAATGTAGATAATGAACTAGATAAACCAGCAATATTTTCTTTTCTTTCATTATCACCTTCAAAGGTACTTTCAGAAGAATAATATCTGTCAATACGCAACCAGTGCATATCACGACTTCTTCTTACCTCTGCTTTACCAACAACCGGAACGTTGTTCTCAGCATGACAAGCAATAACACATGCGCCACAACCAGTACAAGCGTTTAAGTCAATTGAAAGATTAAAGTGATGCCCGGTACTACGATCAAATGATTCCCATAAATCGACAGTTGTAGCTTCAACTTCCTGGTGATCTAAAGATACCATTGGTTTTTCATTCCAATGTTCAGCATCTTTAGTATTAAAGATTTCAAGAGTAGTTTCTTTAATAATATCTCCTCTACCCATTAATGTTTTCTGTCCCTGAACACAAGCAAACTCATGAACTCCATTTGCTTTCGCAATAGAAACAGATTGAACACTATTGAAGTTTTTATATAAAGCATAGGCATTTAAACCTACTTGCATTTCATCTTTTAAAGCCGCTTTACGACCATATCCTACAGCTAAACCAACTGTACCAATAGCTTGTCCAGGTTGAACAATTACAGGAACATTTTCTAATTTAGCTCCATCAGCAGTTGTAATTGTAGCATAACTACCATTCAAACCACCATTAGCAACAATTTCATTTGTTAAACCAAGCTTTTTAGCATCAGCATTAGAAATAGTTACATAATTATCCCAGGAAACTCTTGTGATTGGATCTGGAAACTCTTGCAACCAAGGATTGTTTGCTTGTTGTCCATCACCCATACCGGTTTTAGTATACAATACTAACTCGAAATCTCCAGCAGATCTTGATTTAGAAACTGCACTTGCAGCAGCAGTATAATCAAAAGAACCAGCAGCTAAAGCAGTAGAACCAATAACAAAAACACCATCATGTAGAACTTTATTCCAGGAAGAACCTGCAATAATCCCAGCTGAACTAGCTTTTAGATAATCGTAGAAATTTCCAGGAACTCCGTTTAATGATAATAAAACGTCTTGAAATTGTTTTGTATTGAATATAGGACGAATAGTTGGCTGAGTCAAACTATAAGTTCCTTTAGTAAGTATAACATCACCCCATGATTCTAAGTAATGAGGAGCAGGAGCAGCAATTGTAGTAATCGATGCAGTTTCATCTTCTTTTAAAGAGAAAGCAACTGAAGTTTTTACTTTTTTCAATCCAGAAACAAAAGAAGCTGAATCAGCTAATGTATAAACTGGATTTATACCACTCATGATTAAGGTATGAACACTTCCAGCATTCATATCTTTTATTAATTGAAATACAAGCGCATTAGAACCTTTTCTAATTTGTCTTGTACCCGCAGTATTAAAAGCTTCACTAGCCAATACCTGATTGATAGCCAAAACTAGTAATTGTGCATTTTTATCTTCAATTCCAGATACTAAAACTCCTTTAGAACCAGCAGCTTTTAACTGCTGAGCAGCTTTAACAACTTCTGCTTTAAAATTACCATCTAAAGAAACGGCAACAGAAGCACCTGCAACTATATTATATATTTGAACTAATGCTTGTTTTTGATCAGCAATAGTCATTGGAACACGCTTATCAGCAGCAGCTCCGGATAATGTCATATTTGATTCAAACTGAAAGTGACGAGACATTTTTCCATTTTGAGGAATACGTCCTTTTGCATATCCAGAATCATATCCACCACCTTGCCAGTCTCCTAAGAAATCAGCTCCAACAGAAACAATTAAAGAAGCTTTTGAGAAATCATAATCAACTAAAGCTCTTTCACCATAAACTGTTTCAAATGCATCTAATGCGTCTGATGAAGAAACTGCATCATAAACAACATGTTTTGCATTTGGGTTTTTAGTGATAAATTCACCTATTAGCTTTTCAGTAGATGGACTTGCTAAAGTATTTGTCAACAAAACTACTTGTCCACCTTTTGCTTTTGCATCAGCAAGACTTGATTTAATTTTTAAATCAACAGCAGACCAGCTGCTATTTTTTCCTTCCAATTTAGGCTCTTTCAAACGCATACTATCATACAATGATAAGATAGACGCATGAATTCTAGCATTGGCCGAAAATTTAGCTCCAGAAATAGTGTTGTTATCAATTTTAATTGGACGACCCTCACGAGTTTTTACTAATAAGTTAGCAAAATCAAAACCATCAAAAACAGTAGTTGCATAATAATCTGCAACACCAGGAATGATTTGTTCTGGTTGTAACACATAAGGTATAGACTTGTGAACAGGACCTTCGCAAGCAGCAAGTGTAACCGCTGCAGTACTAAACCCTACGTACTTTAAAAAGTCACGACGTGAAGTTCCAGATTGAGCTAAAGCATCTGCATTCCCTAAGAATTCTTCTGTAGGAATTTCTTCAACAAATTCGTTATTTCTAAGCGCCTCAACAATAGAACTATTCTCTAGTTCTTCAACACTTTTCCAGTATTTTTTGTTTGATGACATTGTATATAAATATTAAAATCTTAATAATTCGATTAATAGTGGCATTTACCGCATTCTAAACCTCCCATTTGCGCTGCAGTTAATTTCTCTACACCGTATTTTTTAGAAAGTTCAGCATGAATTTTATCATAGTATGCATTTCCTTCCATTTTAACATCAGTTTTTCTATGGCAATCAACACACCATCCCATTGTTAATTTAGAATATTGCTTCATGATTTCAAATTCCTGTACCGGACCGTGACATGTCTGACATTCAACTCCAGCAACATTTACGTGCTGAGAGTGATTGAAATACACGAAATCAGGTAAATTATGAATACGAACCCATTTAACTGGCTGCGTTTTTCCAGTGTAAGCCTGTTTAGCCTTATCCCATCCAACAGCATCATATAATTTTTGAATTTGAGCATCATAAAATGCTTTGCTGTACTCTGGAGTAGCAGTAGATTCAGCAACTTCAGAAATATTTTTATGACAGTTCATACAAACATTCAAAGAAGGAATACCAGCATTTTTACTTACACGAGCTGCAGAGTGACAATATTTACAATTGATCTCGTTATCTCCAGCGTGAATTTTATGAGAATAGTGAATTGGCTGAATCGGCTCATAATTTTGATCAACACCAACTTGCATCAAGAAAGCATAAACAAAATAACCGCTTGCCAAAAGAAGAAATATAGACGTAACTAATACTAAAAACTGGTTTTTAGCAAAAGCTTTCCAAATTGGAGTTCTAGCCTCTCTAGCAGGAATCTCAATACCATTTTTGCTGGCAACTTTTGTCAACACCTTATTTACCATCACTAACATGACAACCAAAATAGCCATCACAAGAGCAAGAGCACCTAAAATGATATTATTAGAAATACCACCTTCTTCAACTTTTGTTCCTGGAGGGGCAGCAGAACCAGGCGCACCAGCTACAGGCTCAGCTTTTACTTCAGAAGTATAAGCAATAATATTATCAATATCAGCTTCAGCTAATTGAGGAAAAGAAGTCATCACAGACTTATTGTTTTCTTCAAAAAGTTTAACAGCGACAGGATCGCCTGACTTAATCATGTCAGAACTGTTGTGCACCCACTTGTAAATCCAAGCCATATCATGCTTTGAAGCAACACCTCTTAAAGCAGGACCTGTTGATTTAGCATCTAATTTGTGACATGCAGCGCAATTTGCATTAAAAAGTTCCTTCCCTTTTACTGAATCACCACCTGCAGTTGCAGCCGGAGCAGCAGCTTCAGGCGCCGCCGGAGCAGCAGCATCTTGAGCAAATGAAGTTAGGGAGAAAATAAGCGTTAGCGATAAGCTAAGCAGCAATTTTCTTGAGATCGAATTATGGTTACCCACCTTTTTCATATAGTATAATAATTATCTACTAATTTTTGGTATGATTTTTACTGTAGTAAAACAATAAAAAACGAATACCCTCTTTTAAAACTTGCACAAAAATACGACTTATGAACTATTCTCAAAACCTTAAAATAGTCTTAAATATCAATTTATATCAATTCTAAATAATATTAAAATTTTCCATACAAACTTTAAATACTATTTTTGCATAAAAACCATCACATTATGAGAATTTTAACCCCTTCAAAACGAGTTTTCTTAACACTAACAATGTTAACATTAGCCTATAACATTAATGCTCAAGACCAAAATTTAACACTAAATCAGGATCCTAAATTTGACCAGTTATTGAATGACAAGCGCAAAATTAACACGTCAATAAGCACAAACGATACTTATAAAATTCAAATTTTTAGCGGAAAAAGTGATGAGGCTAAAAAAACCTTATCCGATTTCAAACGAGAAAATAGCAACATCGATGGTACTATTATTTTCAACACACCAAACTATAAAGTAATTGTTGGAAATTTTAAAACCAGAATCGAAGCAGAACGAAATTTAGCTGAAATTAAAAAGAGATACAAGCTTGTATTTTTAATCAAACCAAGCAAATAATTTCTCAAAATCATTTAAACAAAAAAGCAACTCAATTGAGTTGCTTTTTTGTTTAAATTAGATTAAAAATTGTATTATTTTAAATCATTAAGCTCATCTTGTATTCGTTTATGCCTATCACTCCCTATTCCCGAACAATCAAACAGAGGTCTTTCATCCATCATTAAATAAAAATCTACTATTACTTCCTTTTTATTGTATATATCAATATAATCTGTCTCAACTGCTAAAAATGGATAGACAACTGCTCGCATATAAAATGAATTTCCCTCTAGATTTCGGGTTCTAAAAGAATACTCTCCTTCATCTGTTGTAAAAAATTTAAAACAACCATCAGTCAATTGTACATTACTTAGGGGCTTGCCGGTTTTAACATCAAAAACGTGTCCACGAATAGTCACACTTTTCCCATCCCTTATCAGAACCTCAACAGTTTCTTGTTTATTATTCAATTGCCCTTTACCTATGGTCACAGTATACCCACCTTTATTATTAGTTGGAATTAATTTTGTTTGCGCAAAAGAATACCCAATCATAAAAAACAAGCAAACAAATACTAAAACAATAAATTTATATTTTTTCATAATAATAAATCATCTAAATTAACTTTAGCATCCATGACTTCTAAATCAACTTATTGGCATGATTCTAAGTCAATTTTCAAACCAAAATCATCACTATATCTTCGGTAGCAGATCACTGTTTAATTTTGTAAAAAAGTCAACCAAATTCTTAATGATACTGTTTTAAATACTCCTAATTCGGAACCCTGTCCCTGAACTGAAACATTCTTTTCGTCATTTTCATAACTAAAATTACAGGAAGAAACTAGTACTAAAAAAAAAGTCCCAACTTCATTGAGACTTTCAATATAATTATGAGTGTTGAAACTGAAAGCTTAATTTAATTCACCACCTTAATTCCATCTGCTAAAAACCGAATCTCTTCTTTAGGCCCCTTAATTGCATCTATCTCTGATTGCGATTTTTTGGCATCTTTTGCATAATGTTTCAACTCTGCAACAGAGGTGATTTTTTTCTCAGCAACACCCTCTAAAACAACATTTTTACCTTTTAAAGCTGTGGGCACAAAAAATGCATAATCCTTCATTTTCACAAAAAAAGAAGCTCCATCTTTTGTTTTAACAGTTAACCAACACCCTCTTTTTTCACAGACGTCCGTTACTTCGCCTTTAACTGCAACCCTTTCTACCTTCTTTTCTTTCTGCAATATATTCTCCAATTTCTCAACTGAGATTGCTGAACCTTCTGAAACTTCAGAAATATCTACACCATAATAATCCCCAATTATAGCATCACCCATAGGAGGTGACACTTTTTCTACAGCTTCCTGCGCAAAAGAAATAGTTGAAAAACTTACAAAAACGATAATTGAATATACTAATACTTTCATATTTAAATAATTTCATCAAAAATAATATTAAAATTTGAGAAAAGTAAAATATAATTTTTAAGCTCAATCAATTCTCCAAAAAACAAACATTCTTAAAACAGTGCTATAAAAAAAGCCCCAATTTTCATTGGGGCTTTAAAATATAATTATTGAATATTATTTCAATTTCTTTTTAATTGCAACTTCATGGTATGCTTCAATAACATCTCTTTCTTCGATGTCGTTGTAACCTTTAATCTGAATACCACAATCGTAACCTTTAGAAACTTCTTTCACATCATCTTTGAAACGTTTCAATGCAACAAGCTCACCTGTATGCACCACTACTCCTTCTCTGATAACTCTAATTTTAGAAGTTCTCATGATTTTACCATCCATCACCATACATCCTGCAATTGAACCTACTTTAGAAATTTTGAAAATCTCACGAATTTCAGCAGTTCCTAAAATTTCTTCTTTCATCTCAGGAGCTAACATTCCTTCCATTGCATCTTTCAAGTCGTCGATAGCTGCGTAGATAATAGAGTAGTAACGGATATCGATTTCTTCCTTATCAGCCAATTGTCTCGCATTTCCTGCAGGACGAACGTTAAATCCGATAATGATTGCATCAGATGCAGAAGCCAACATAACGTCAGTCTCTGTAATTGCTCCAACACCTTTATGGATAATATTAATTTGGATTTCTTCAGTAGAAAGTTTAGAGAACGAATCTGATAATGCTTCAACAGATCCATCAACGTCTCCTTTAAGAATAACATTAAGTTCTTTAAACTGACCAAGAGCGATACGACGACCAATTTCGTCAAGCGTAATATGTCTTTGTGTACGTACAGATTGTTCACGCATTAATTGAGAACGTTTAGATGCAATTTGTTTTGCTTCTTTTTCGTCTTCAAAAACGTTGAATTTATCACCTGCAGTTGCAGCACCATCAAGACCTAAAACAGATACCGGAGTAGAAGGACCAGCTTCTAAAACAATATGCCCTCTTTCATCATGCATAGCTTTAATTTTACCATGATGTTTTCCAGCTAACATATAATCTCCAATTTTTAAAGTTCCATGTTGAACTAAAATTGTAGAAACATATCCTTTTCCTTTATCTAAGAAAGCCTCAACTACAGTTCCCTGAGCTGCTTTGTTTGGATTCGATTTTAAATCTAAAATCTCAGCTTCCAATAAAACTTTTTCTAACAATTCTTTTACTCCTGTTCCAACTTTTGCAGAAATATCATGTGACTGAATTTTTCCACCCCAATCTTCAACAAGTAAATTCATACCAGCCAAACGCTCTTTGATTTTCTCAACATTCGCATTTGGTTTATCAATTTTATTGATTGCAAATATAATTGGCACTCCCGCAGCTTGTGCGTGAGAAATTGCTTCTTTTGTTTGTGGCATGATATCATCATCCGCAGCAACAACAATAATAGCGATATCGGTAACCTGAGCTCCACGTGCACGCATCGCAGTAAACGCCTCGTGACCTGGTGTATCTAAGAATGCGATTTTTTGACCGTTGTCTAAAGTCACTCCATAAGCTCCAATATGCTGTGTAATACCTCCAGACTCCCCAGCAATAACATTTTCTTTACGAATATAATCCAGTAAAGATGTTTTACCGTGATCGACGTGACCCATTACAGTAACAATAGGCGCTCTAACAACTAAATCTTCTTCTCTATCAGCAACTACCTCAATAGCTTCTTCGATATCAACAGTGATAAACTCAACTTCGTAACCAAATTCATCAGCCACAATAGTTAATGTTTCAGCATCTAAACGTTGATTCATGGTAACCATGATACCAAGTGACATACAAGTTCCAATTACTTTAGTAATCGGCACATCCATCATTATTGCAATTTCACCTACAGTAACAAATTCGGTAACTTTTATAGTTTTACTTCCTTCGTCTATAGCTCTTTGCTCCTCATCAGATTTCTGACGGTGCGTATCTCTTTTATCTCTTCTATATTTAGCAGCTTTAGATTTTCCACCTTTCCCTTGAAGTTTTTCAAGAGTTTCTCTAATTTGGTTTTTTACTTCCTCTTCAGTAGGCTCAACCTTAGCTACAATTGCAGGACGGTTTCCTTTTACAAAACCAGGCCTTGCACTTCTGTTAGCATTAAAGCCTCCTCCACCAGTATTTGGTGTAATTTTATTAGGATTTGGAGTTCCCGGTGCATTTCCCGTAGCAGGTTTTGGTGCACCTGGCGCTCCTGGTTTAGGAGCAATTCTTTTACGCTTATTTTTATTAGCGTTATTATTTGCACCCGGAGCTCCTGGTTTATTAGGAGTTATTTTTGGATCTTCTTTCTTTTTCTTAGGCTTATTAAATTGAGATAAATCAATTGTCTGCCCAGTCAAAGTAGTTCCTGATAATTTTTGATATTGAGTAGTGATAGTCTCTTCAGCAGTTGCAGGATCTGTTGAAACAACAGGCTCTTGCGCTACTTTTGGCACTGAAACTTCCGGACTAGCTTTTGCTTCTTTTTTCTCTGTAATAATAGGCTTTTCTACCTTTTTTTCTTCAGAAACGACAGGAGCAATAACTGCCTCAGACTGTACAATTTCTTTTTGAACAGGTTTTTCTGGTTGAGCTGGAGTAACAACTGCTTTTGGCTCTTCTGCTTTAGCAGGTTCCTCAACAGGAGTAGAAACAATTGCAGGTTTCTTTGGATTTAAATCAATTTTACCAACTTGAACAGGTCCGGTTACAACAGCTCTCGCTTTTATAACCTCTTGTTGCTTTTGACGTTCTTCGTCTTGTCTGCGTTTGTCTTCAATTTCTTTCTCACGTTCAACACGCAAAGCCTCTTTTTCTTTTCTTTTCTCTTCTCCTACCTCTTTAGAAGCTTCCTTATTCCCCTTATCGCCCGCAAATTGGCTTTGTAGGATATTAAATTCGCTATCAGAAATTTTCGCATTTGGATTTGCATCAATAGCAATTCCCTTATCTTTTAGATAATCAACAGCTCTTTCTAACGAAATATTTAATTCCCTTAAAACCTTGTTTATTCTTATTACTCTCTCTTCAGACATATAACCTTTTTATTATTACCTTTTTCGTTGTGTTGTTAGAGCAGATAATTAGTTATCAAACTCTTCTTTTAGTATTTTCATAACGTCAAGAATAGTTTCCTCTTCTAAATCCGTTCTTCTTACTAAATCTTCTACTTCTTGTTTTAGAATACTTTTTGCAGTATCTAAACCTATTTTAGCAAATTCTTCAATTACCCAGTCTTCGATTTCATCTGAAAACTCTGTCAATTCAACATCGTCTTCATCAGCCGTTGCTCCTGCAACATCTCCCTCACGAATAACATCTAATTCGTAACCTGTTAGCTGACCTGCTAATTTAATATTGTGACCTCCTCTACCAATTGCCTTAGAAACTTCTTCTAATTTCAAGAAAACTTCAGCTCTTTTGTTTTCTTCGTCAATTTTGATAGAAGAAACCTTCGCAGGGCTTAATGCTCTTGTAATAAACAATTGAATATTACTTGTGTAATTGATTACGTCAATATTTTCGTTTCCTAGTTCACGAACAATTCCGTGAATACGAGATCCTTTCATACCTACACAAGCTCCAACAGGATCGATTCTGTCATCATAAGAATCTACCGCTACTTTTGCTTTTTCACCAGGAATACGAACTACATTTTTAACTGTAATTAATCCGTCGAATACTTCAGGAATTTCTTGCTCAAATAATTTCTCTAAAAACTTCTCAGAAGTTCTGGACATAATAATTTGAGGCTTA contains:
- the infB gene encoding translation initiation factor IF-2, which gives rise to MSEERVIRINKVLRELNISLERAVDYLKDKGIAIDANPNAKISDSEFNILQSQFAGDKGNKEASKEVGEEKRKEKEALRVEREKEIEDKRRQDEERQKQQEVIKARAVVTGPVQVGKIDLNPKKPAIVSTPVEEPAKAEEPKAVVTPAQPEKPVQKEIVQSEAVIAPVVSEEKKVEKPIITEKKEAKASPEVSVPKVAQEPVVSTDPATAEETITTQYQKLSGTTLTGQTIDLSQFNKPKKKKEDPKITPNKPGAPGANNNANKNKRKRIAPKPGAPGAPKPATGNAPGTPNPNKITPNTGGGGFNANRSARPGFVKGNRPAIVAKVEPTEEEVKNQIRETLEKLQGKGGKSKAAKYRRDKRDTHRQKSDEEQRAIDEGSKTIKVTEFVTVGEIAIMMDVPITKVIGTCMSLGIMVTMNQRLDAETLTIVADEFGYEVEFITVDIEEAIEVVADREEDLVVRAPIVTVMGHVDHGKTSLLDYIRKENVIAGESGGITQHIGAYGVTLDNGQKIAFLDTPGHEAFTAMRARGAQVTDIAIIVVAADDDIMPQTKEAISHAQAAGVPIIFAINKIDKPNANVEKIKERLAGMNLLVEDWGGKIQSHDISAKVGTGVKELLEKVLLEAEILDLKSNPNKAAQGTVVEAFLDKGKGYVSTILVQHGTLKIGDYMLAGKHHGKIKAMHDERGHIVLEAGPSTPVSVLGLDGAATAGDKFNVFEDEKEAKQIASKRSQLMREQSVRTQRHITLDEIGRRIALGQFKELNVILKGDVDGSVEALSDSFSKLSTEEIQINIIHKGVGAITETDVMLASASDAIIIGFNVRPAGNARQLADKEEIDIRYYSIIYAAIDDLKDAMEGMLAPEMKEEILGTAEIREIFKISKVGSIAGCMVMDGKIMRTSKIRVIREGVVVHTGELVALKRFKDDVKEVSKGYDCGIQIKGYNDIEERDVIEAYHEVAIKKKLK
- the nusA gene encoding transcription termination factor NusA, which gives rise to MENLALIDSFSEFKDNKLIDRVTLMAILEDVFRNALKKKYGSDDNFDIIINPDKGDMEIWRRRVIVADEDLDFENEEITLTEARMIEADFEIGEEVSEEVKLIDLGRRAILALRQNLISKIHEHDNTNLYKQFKDIIGDIYTAEVHHVRPRVVILVDDEGNEIVLPKEKQIPSDFFRKGDNVRGIIESVELKGNKPQIIMSRTSEKFLEKLFEQEIPEVFDGLITVKNVVRIPGEKAKVAVDSYDDRIDPVGACVGMKGSRIHGIVRELGNENIDVINYTSNIQLFITRALSPAKVSSIKIDEENKRAEVFLKLEEVSKAIGRGGHNIKLAGQLTGYELDVIREGDVAGATADEDDVELTEFSDEIEDWVIEEFAKIGLDTAKSILKQEVEDLVRRTDLEEETILDVMKILKEEFDN